The following are from one region of the Pectobacterium actinidiae genome:
- the ppa gene encoding inorganic diphosphatase, with product MSLNNVPAGKDLPEDIYVVIEIPANADPIKYEIDKDTGALFVDRFMSTAMFYPCNYGYINHTLSLDGDPVDVLVPTPYPLQPGSVIRCRPVGVLKMTDEAGEDAKLVAVPHSKLTKEYDHIKDVNDLPELLRAQIGHFFEHYKDLEKGKWVKVEGWDNAAAAKAEIVASFERAKNK from the coding sequence ATGAGTCTGAACAATGTCCCGGCGGGTAAAGATCTGCCGGAAGATATCTATGTAGTGATTGAAATTCCCGCGAACGCCGATCCGATCAAATATGAAATTGATAAAGATACTGGTGCGCTGTTTGTAGACCGTTTCATGTCTACGGCCATGTTCTACCCGTGCAACTACGGCTACATCAACCACACGCTGTCTCTGGATGGTGATCCGGTTGACGTTCTGGTGCCGACCCCGTATCCGTTGCAGCCGGGCTCAGTGATCCGTTGCCGTCCTGTTGGCGTGCTGAAAATGACTGACGAAGCGGGTGAAGATGCCAAGCTGGTCGCCGTTCCGCACAGCAAGCTGACTAAAGAATACGATCACATTAAAGACGTTAACGACCTGCCTGAACTGCTGCGTGCACAGATCGGCCACTTCTTTGAACACTACAAAGATCTGGAAAAAGGCAAGTGGGTGAAAGTTGAAGGTTGGGATAACGCTGCGGCGGCAAAAGCCGAGATCGTTGCTTCCTTCGAGCGCGCGAAAAACAAATAA
- a CDS encoding multifunctional CCA addition/repair protein, which produces MKIYLVGGAVRDSLLDLPVTEKDWVVVGATPENLLAQGYQQVGKDFPVFLHPVSRDEYALARTERKSGKGYTGFVCHAAPDVTLEQDLLRRDLTINAIARTEQGDLIDPYHGRRDLENRVLRHVSEAFSEDPLRVLRVARFAARFAHLGFEIAEETMTLMQTMAHEGELAYLTPERVWKETEKALSTSSPDVYFQVLRDCGALAVLFPEIDNLYGVPAPAKWHPEIDTGIHTMMTVAMAARLSPAIDVRFATLCHDLGKGLTPPELWPRHHGHGPAGVKLVEALCQRLRVPNPIRDLAKLVAEYHDLVHTVQVLQPKTLLKLFDAIDVWRKPQRLEQLALTSEADARGRAGFEENPYPQGDYLREAFRVASQVSSADVVAEGFKGIDVRNELARRRIHALTDWKAQQPDSSVAS; this is translated from the coding sequence TTGAAGATCTACCTTGTCGGCGGTGCTGTTCGGGACAGCCTGCTGGATTTACCCGTCACTGAGAAAGATTGGGTGGTGGTCGGCGCAACGCCGGAGAATCTGCTTGCGCAGGGTTACCAACAGGTTGGAAAGGATTTTCCCGTCTTCTTACACCCCGTTAGTCGCGATGAGTATGCCCTCGCGCGTACCGAACGCAAATCTGGCAAAGGCTATACCGGGTTTGTCTGCCATGCTGCACCCGATGTCACGTTAGAGCAAGATTTGCTGCGCCGCGATTTGACCATCAATGCCATTGCCCGCACCGAGCAGGGCGACCTTATCGATCCCTATCACGGTCGTCGCGATCTTGAGAATCGCGTGCTGCGCCACGTTTCCGAGGCATTTAGCGAAGATCCGTTACGGGTGCTGCGTGTCGCCCGCTTTGCTGCACGCTTTGCCCATCTCGGCTTCGAGATTGCAGAAGAAACCATGACGCTGATGCAAACAATGGCGCATGAGGGCGAGCTGGCTTATCTGACGCCAGAGCGCGTCTGGAAAGAGACGGAAAAAGCGCTCAGCACCTCATCGCCAGATGTCTATTTTCAGGTACTGCGCGACTGTGGCGCGCTGGCCGTACTGTTCCCTGAAATCGATAACCTGTACGGCGTGCCCGCCCCCGCCAAATGGCATCCGGAAATTGATACCGGTATTCATACCATGATGACGGTGGCGATGGCCGCCCGCCTCAGCCCTGCGATTGACGTACGCTTTGCCACGCTGTGCCACGATTTGGGAAAAGGGCTGACGCCCCCCGAACTGTGGCCACGTCATCACGGGCATGGCCCGGCGGGTGTCAAACTGGTTGAAGCACTGTGCCAACGCTTGCGTGTGCCTAACCCGATTCGCGATTTGGCAAAGTTAGTGGCGGAATATCATGACCTGGTTCATACCGTACAGGTGCTGCAACCCAAAACCCTGCTGAAGTTATTTGATGCGATTGACGTCTGGCGCAAACCACAGCGTCTGGAACAGCTAGCCCTCACGAGCGAAGCCGATGCCAGAGGCCGTGCGGGTTTTGAAGAGAACCCTTATCCACAAGGTGATTACCTGCGCGAAGCCTTCCGCGTCGCCAGTCAGGTCAGCAGTGCAGACGTCGTCGCCGAGGGTTTTAAAGGCATTGACGTGCGTAACGAACTGGCACGTCGCCGCATTCATGCACTGACTGACTGGAAAGCACAACAGCCAGATAGCTCGGTCGCGTCCTGA
- a CDS encoding TIGR04211 family SH3 domain-containing protein, producing the protein MQKLGLLCFTLFSLTLSWTAQAEEKRYISDELLTYVHSGPGNQYRIVGTLNAGAEVTLLSVNENAGYAQIRDDKNRTTWIPLDQLSNTPSLRTRVPELENQVKELTEKLNNIDQTWNQRTADMQQKVAASDSVINGLRQENQDLKNQLIVAQKKVSAANVQLDDKQRTIILQWFMYGGGVAGIGLLLGLLLPHIIPRKKKNDRWMS; encoded by the coding sequence ATGCAGAAATTAGGCTTACTCTGTTTTACTTTATTTTCTCTCACGCTGAGTTGGACCGCACAGGCGGAAGAAAAACGCTACATTTCCGATGAGTTATTGACGTATGTCCACAGCGGCCCAGGCAATCAATATCGTATCGTCGGCACACTGAATGCAGGTGCAGAGGTCACACTACTCAGCGTTAATGAAAACGCAGGCTATGCACAGATCCGTGATGACAAAAACCGCACCACCTGGATTCCGCTCGACCAGTTGAGCAATACGCCAAGCCTGCGCACGCGGGTGCCAGAACTGGAGAATCAGGTCAAAGAGCTGACTGAAAAACTGAATAATATCGATCAGACCTGGAATCAGCGTACCGCCGATATGCAGCAGAAAGTCGCGGCCAGCGATAGTGTTATCAACGGATTACGTCAGGAAAATCAGGATCTGAAAAATCAGCTTATCGTTGCGCAGAAGAAAGTCAGCGCGGCGAATGTCCAGCTTGACGATAAGCAGCGCACCATCATTTTACAGTGGTTTATGTATGGCGGCGGCGTGGCGGGCATCGGCCTGCTGCTGGGTTTGCTGTTGCCGCACATCATCCCTCGCAAAAAGAAAAACGACCGTTGGATGAGCTAA
- the glnE gene encoding bifunctional [glutamate--ammonia ligase]-adenylyl-L-tyrosine phosphorylase/[glutamate--ammonia-ligase] adenylyltransferase: MSILPLPALPVLLTEHSQRALSRLREAAPDEPITDSDAAVLALSDFVSDALALHPDWWQGIHQQPPQPEEWQHYADWLSHALADVNDENALMAALRRFRRHMLTRIAWSQALQTSTTEHTLRQLSELAEVVIVAARSWLYQACCREWGTPCNAQGMAQPLLILGMGKLGGGELNFSSDIDLIFVYPENGHTQGGRRELDNAQFFTRLGQRLIKVLDQPTVDGFVYRVDMRLRPFGDSGPLVLSFAAMEDYYQEQGRDWERYAMVKARLMGGMDDAYSQELRSTLKPFVFRRYIDFSVIQSLRNMKGMIAREVRRRDLRNNIKLGAGGIREIEFITQVFQLIRGGREPGLQGRSLLPTLQHVGALGLLTPQQVLDLSTSYLFLRRLENLLQAIADEQTQTLPGDELNQQRLAWGMGFDNWDTLQSMLSQHMQAVRHVFDDLIGDDAPDNNDIPEHSSYSSLWQDTLDDGELAPLTPHLSESVREKLMRTIVEFRHDVAKRTIGPRGRDVLDQLMPCLLAEVCARQEADTVLSRLTPLLLGIVTRTTYLELLLESRAALGQLIRLCAASPMVASQLARYPLLLDELLDASTLYQPTAPGAYADELRQYLMRVPEDDEEQQLEAVRQFKQSQQLRIAAGDIGGVLPVMKVSDHLTYLAEAIIAAVVQQAWGQMVARYGQPSHLQHREGRGFAVIAYGKLGGWELGYSSDLDLVFLLDCPSDVMTDGERSIDGRQFYLRLAQRVMHLFSTRTSSGILYEVDARLRPSGAAGMLVSTVEAFDEYQRNEAWTWEHQALVRARMVYGESGVQQTFESIRRSILCAERDAETLRTEVREMREKMRQHLANKDKALFDIKTDEGGITDIEFIAQYLMLRYAAQEPRLTRWSDNVRILELMAQYGVMEESEANALKLAYVTMRNELHHLALQELSGRVSKDRFVAEREQVLVSWRKWLVGV; encoded by the coding sequence ATGTCGATACTTCCTTTGCCTGCCTTACCTGTGCTTCTGACGGAACACTCTCAGCGTGCTCTGTCGCGTTTGCGCGAAGCCGCACCTGATGAGCCGATAACGGACAGCGATGCCGCTGTTCTGGCATTGAGCGATTTTGTCAGCGATGCGCTTGCGCTGCATCCTGACTGGTGGCAAGGAATTCATCAGCAACCACCTCAGCCCGAAGAGTGGCAGCACTACGCCGATTGGTTGAGTCACGCACTGGCCGATGTGAACGATGAAAATGCGTTGATGGCGGCATTGCGTCGGTTTCGCCGACATATGTTGACGCGTATTGCGTGGTCGCAGGCGTTGCAAACCAGTACGACGGAACACACGCTGCGTCAGCTTAGTGAATTGGCCGAGGTGGTGATTGTGGCGGCCAGAAGCTGGCTATATCAGGCCTGTTGTCGCGAGTGGGGTACACCTTGCAATGCGCAGGGTATGGCGCAGCCTTTGCTGATTCTTGGCATGGGAAAATTGGGTGGAGGGGAACTTAACTTCTCTTCGGATATCGATCTGATCTTCGTCTATCCAGAAAATGGACATACGCAAGGTGGGCGGCGCGAGCTGGATAACGCGCAGTTCTTCACGCGTCTGGGTCAGCGGCTTATTAAGGTGCTGGATCAGCCGACCGTCGATGGTTTTGTTTACCGTGTGGATATGCGGCTACGTCCCTTTGGTGACAGCGGCCCGCTAGTGCTCAGCTTTGCGGCGATGGAAGATTACTATCAGGAACAGGGGCGCGACTGGGAACGCTATGCCATGGTCAAAGCGCGCCTGATGGGGGGAATGGATGATGCTTACAGTCAGGAACTGCGCAGTACGTTGAAGCCTTTTGTCTTCCGGCGCTATATCGATTTCAGTGTGATCCAATCGCTGCGGAATATGAAGGGCATGATTGCCCGCGAAGTGCGTCGCCGGGATTTGCGCAATAACATCAAGCTGGGTGCGGGCGGCATTCGTGAAATCGAATTTATCACGCAGGTTTTCCAACTGATTCGCGGCGGGCGTGAGCCGGGATTACAAGGACGTTCGCTGCTGCCTACGCTTCAGCATGTAGGCGCACTGGGATTATTAACGCCGCAACAGGTGCTTGACCTCAGTACCTCTTACCTGTTTCTGCGTCGTTTAGAGAACCTGTTGCAGGCCATTGCCGATGAGCAGACACAAACGCTGCCAGGTGATGAGCTGAATCAGCAGCGGCTGGCATGGGGAATGGGTTTCGACAACTGGGATACGCTGCAATCTATGCTGTCCCAGCATATGCAGGCGGTGCGCCACGTATTTGATGACCTGATTGGCGATGATGCACCAGACAATAATGACATCCCTGAACATAGCAGCTATAGCAGCCTATGGCAGGACACGTTGGATGATGGCGAACTGGCTCCGCTGACGCCGCATCTCTCGGAAAGTGTGCGTGAAAAGCTGATGCGGACGATTGTGGAATTCCGTCACGATGTAGCGAAACGCACCATAGGGCCGAGAGGGCGGGATGTGCTGGATCAGCTCATGCCGTGTTTGCTGGCGGAAGTCTGCGCTCGCCAGGAAGCGGATACGGTGCTGTCTCGTTTGACTCCACTGCTGCTGGGGATCGTTACACGCACCACCTACCTTGAACTGTTGCTGGAGTCGCGTGCTGCGCTCGGCCAACTGATTCGCCTGTGTGCGGCGTCGCCGATGGTTGCCAGCCAACTGGCACGCTATCCCTTGCTACTGGATGAATTGCTCGATGCGTCAACGCTGTATCAGCCGACGGCACCGGGGGCGTATGCCGATGAGCTACGTCAGTATTTGATGCGTGTCCCTGAAGATGATGAAGAGCAGCAGTTGGAGGCAGTTCGCCAGTTCAAACAGTCGCAGCAGTTGCGTATTGCCGCAGGCGATATCGGCGGCGTACTGCCAGTGATGAAAGTGAGCGATCACTTAACGTATTTAGCGGAAGCGATTATCGCGGCCGTGGTTCAGCAGGCGTGGGGACAGATGGTGGCGCGCTACGGCCAGCCATCGCATTTGCAGCATCGTGAAGGTCGTGGGTTTGCCGTTATTGCCTATGGCAAACTCGGCGGCTGGGAGTTGGGATACAGCTCCGATCTGGATTTGGTGTTCTTGCTGGACTGTCCATCAGACGTGATGACGGATGGCGAACGCAGTATTGATGGTCGCCAGTTTTACCTGCGCCTCGCACAGCGGGTGATGCATCTGTTTAGCACTCGAACGTCATCAGGCATTTTGTATGAAGTGGATGCCCGTCTGCGGCCATCGGGGGCGGCGGGTATGCTGGTGAGTACAGTAGAAGCGTTTGATGAGTATCAGCGCAATGAGGCATGGACGTGGGAGCATCAGGCGCTGGTGCGCGCGCGTATGGTATACGGCGAAAGCGGTGTACAGCAGACATTTGAGTCTATTCGGCGCAGCATTCTGTGTGCCGAGCGTGACGCGGAGACGTTGCGAACCGAAGTGCGAGAAATGCGGGAAAAAATGCGTCAGCATCTGGCGAACAAAGATAAAGCACTCTTTGACATCAAAACGGATGAGGGCGGCATTACGGACATTGAATTCATTGCCCAATATCTGATGCTGCGTTACGCCGCTCAGGAACCGCGTTTGACCCGTTGGTCAGATAATGTGCGTATTCTGGAGCTGATGGCGCAATATGGCGTGATGGAAGAGAGTGAAGCCAATGCGCTCAAGCTGGCCTATGTCACCATGCGCAATGAACTGCACCATCTGGCTTTGCAAGAACTGTCCGGTCGGGTCAGTAAAGATCGGTTTGTTGCGGAGCGGGAGCAGGTTCTGGTGAGTTGGCGTAAGTGGCTGGTGGGCGTGTAA
- the folB gene encoding bifunctional dihydroneopterin aldolase/7,8-dihydroneopterin epimerase, translated as MDIVFIEELTVITTIGVYDWEQTIQQKLVFDIEMGWDNRQAAASDDVNDCLSYADVSEAVIAHVANQRFALVERVAEEVAHMLMQRFSIPWLRIKLSKPGAVAQARQVGVIIERGTR; from the coding sequence ATGGATATCGTATTTATTGAAGAGCTTACTGTAATCACTACTATTGGTGTTTACGACTGGGAACAGACCATCCAGCAGAAACTGGTGTTCGATATCGAAATGGGCTGGGATAACCGTCAGGCAGCGGCCAGTGACGATGTTAATGACTGCCTGAGCTATGCCGATGTCAGCGAGGCGGTGATTGCCCACGTGGCAAACCAGCGTTTTGCGCTGGTGGAACGCGTTGCTGAAGAAGTCGCACACATGCTGATGCAGCGCTTCTCGATTCCCTGGCTGCGGATCAAGCTCAGCAAGCCGGGAGCCGTCGCGCAAGCGCGTCAGGTTGGCGTCATTATTGAGCGCGGCACGCGATAA
- a CDS encoding inorganic triphosphatase → MSEEIELKFIVHPDSVQSLLTQLAEWESDYSQYEHMRAQRLSNIYYETADNYLRRNGIGLRIRGENERYEMTAKTAGKVIGGLHQHPEYNVELEKAELDLSLFPAEVWPEDCDIVGLQSSLNPLFSTDFTREKWVFTYYQSVIEVALDRGEIRAGELSEPLCELEMELKIGQTTHLLELAKEIAEFGGMRQGSLSKAARGYHLAKGNPVRECLPLNRLVVDPKTTIDQAIRAALELALNHWQYHEELWVRGNASAREALPEASAMMREMLVLVGGVVLRKVTTLFRSALATLEIRLQGSDDAEVCYSADYLQSKLVLTSWLVESGWRDHMDNKDRIKLQGSFKRFADIMLSRSTADLKSAFASKLTEAQYEQQIPRLQRNICAFLLLSGAYPAEQVEAYIEHWRALLQEIERLAAGKAPSVYLEAHRKEVLNLSPFWLHSGGPSQ, encoded by the coding sequence ATGAGTGAAGAAATCGAGCTGAAATTTATTGTTCATCCCGACAGCGTTCAATCGCTGCTGACGCAACTGGCTGAATGGGAAAGTGATTACAGCCAGTATGAGCATATGCGTGCTCAGCGCCTGAGCAATATCTATTATGAAACGGCGGATAATTACCTGCGCCGCAATGGCATCGGCCTGCGTATTCGCGGTGAAAATGAACGCTACGAAATGACGGCGAAAACGGCCGGCAAGGTGATTGGCGGGCTGCATCAACACCCAGAATATAATGTAGAACTGGAGAAAGCCGAGCTGGATCTCAGCCTGTTTCCGGCGGAGGTCTGGCCGGAGGATTGCGATATTGTCGGGCTACAATCGTCGCTTAATCCGCTGTTTAGTACAGATTTTACGCGTGAAAAGTGGGTGTTTACTTACTATCAAAGCGTGATTGAGGTTGCGTTAGATCGCGGTGAGATTCGTGCCGGAGAGCTGAGTGAACCGCTGTGCGAACTGGAGATGGAACTTAAGATTGGGCAGACCACTCACCTGCTGGAGCTGGCAAAGGAAATCGCAGAGTTTGGTGGTATGCGGCAGGGCAGCCTGAGTAAGGCGGCGCGCGGATACCATCTGGCTAAAGGTAATCCAGTTCGCGAATGTCTGCCTCTCAATCGATTGGTTGTGGATCCAAAGACCACTATCGATCAGGCCATTCGTGCGGCGCTGGAACTGGCGTTGAATCACTGGCAATACCACGAAGAACTGTGGGTAAGAGGAAATGCCTCTGCCCGTGAAGCCCTGCCAGAAGCCAGTGCGATGATGCGCGAAATGCTGGTGCTGGTGGGTGGCGTCGTCTTACGCAAGGTCACCACGCTTTTTCGCTCTGCCCTCGCCACTTTGGAGATCCGGCTACAGGGTTCCGACGACGCGGAAGTGTGTTACAGCGCGGACTACCTGCAAAGTAAGTTAGTGCTGACTTCCTGGCTGGTCGAGTCTGGCTGGCGTGACCATATGGATAATAAAGATCGTATTAAGCTACAGGGATCGTTCAAACGCTTTGCTGACATCATGCTGAGCCGTAGCACGGCGGATCTGAAAAGCGCTTTTGCTTCTAAACTGACGGAAGCGCAGTACGAACAGCAGATCCCTCGTTTGCAACGTAATATCTGCGCGTTTCTTCTCTTATCCGGCGCGTATCCGGCGGAGCAAGTTGAAGCCTACATTGAACACTGGCGGGCGTTACTACAGGAAATTGAGCGACTCGCTGCCGGGAAGGCACCCTCCGTGTATCTGGAAGCCCACCGTAAAGAGGTGCTGAACTTGTCTCCGTTCTGGCTACATAGCGGCGGACCATCACAGTAA
- the bacA gene encoding undecaprenyl-diphosphate phosphatase: MTDLHSLLIAFILGVVEGLTEFLPVSSTGHMIIVGHWLGFADEKAKTFEVIIQLGSILAVVVMFWRRLFGLIGIHFGEVPHEGHTPGRLKLTHILLAMIPAVVLGLVFHDVIKSLFYPQNVMYALVVGGFLLLAAEWLKPKKPRAVGLDDITHRQAFMIGCFQCLALWPGFSRSGATISGGMLVGVSRYAASEFSFILAVPMMMGATVLDLYKSWHFLALSDVPMFAVGFVTAFLVALIAIKTFLKVIKRISFVPFAIYRFIVAGVVYMVFM, translated from the coding sequence ATGACTGACCTGCATTCATTGCTAATCGCATTTATTCTTGGCGTGGTCGAAGGGCTGACCGAGTTTTTGCCCGTATCGTCTACGGGGCATATGATTATCGTTGGTCATTGGTTAGGGTTTGCGGATGAGAAAGCCAAGACGTTTGAAGTGATCATTCAGCTTGGTTCGATTCTGGCCGTTGTCGTGATGTTCTGGCGTCGTCTCTTTGGCCTGATTGGGATTCACTTCGGTGAGGTGCCGCACGAGGGGCATACGCCAGGTCGACTAAAGCTGACGCACATCTTGCTGGCAATGATTCCCGCCGTGGTGCTTGGGTTGGTTTTCCATGATGTGATCAAATCGCTGTTTTACCCACAGAACGTGATGTATGCGCTGGTTGTCGGTGGTTTCCTGTTGTTAGCGGCGGAATGGCTCAAACCTAAAAAACCGCGTGCCGTGGGGCTGGATGACATCACGCATCGTCAGGCATTTATGATTGGCTGTTTTCAATGCCTGGCGCTGTGGCCCGGTTTTTCACGTTCAGGGGCGACGATTTCCGGTGGGATGCTGGTGGGCGTCAGTCGCTATGCGGCTTCTGAGTTCTCTTTTATTCTGGCGGTTCCCATGATGATGGGGGCGACCGTTCTGGATCTGTATAAAAGCTGGCATTTCCTGGCGCTGTCCGATGTACCGATGTTTGCCGTGGGTTTTGTGACGGCGTTTCTCGTGGCGCTGATTGCGATTAAAACCTTCCTGAAAGTCATCAAACGCATCTCGTTTGTCCCGTTCGCGATTTACCGTTTTATCGTCGCGGGCGTGGTTTACATGGTGTTTATGTAA
- a CDS encoding methyl-accepting chemotaxis protein: MLRNITIKTSLIALLGTMVLLLLLVCGIGITSINQGITSLTTIDKIQGKEVTALAGSYTASLRARTGAALAARQMENGLTDLANASVARAEAYTALSQKEMTRFLSYGTVTERGAKMAAEVKSNYEQYMSLGVQPMVAALKRGDVAAYYVLLQDVLPPLSVKMDKVANEFRDFGLEVGENMLTDAESFAFERLTIIGIACISVLLLVLAAWIALKRSILSPLEETVGQLEFIARGDLTQRIADGGNNEIGRLIQAMKAMQHSLATAVGRVRDAGMQIDVGTRELSSGNTHLAARTEESASSLEETAASMEQLTATVTLNAESAEQAHTLAQNVSDIANKGSETVGSMIEKMEMISSSSARIGDILAVIDGIAFQTNILALNAAVEAARAGEQGRGFAVVAGEVRNLAQRSAQSAKEIKMLMEESQSRVSEGTVMAKMAGETMNDVSDAVARVTSLMREISTATREQSNGIGQVNLAVSQMDEVAQQNASLVEESAAATRSLEDQARLLAESMSQFKVQSQEFAAIGRF, encoded by the coding sequence ATGTTAAGAAATATCACAATCAAGACGAGCTTGATTGCTTTGTTAGGAACGATGGTACTGCTCTTACTACTCGTATGTGGAATCGGCATCACCTCAATTAATCAGGGAATCACGTCTCTGACGACAATCGACAAGATTCAGGGAAAAGAAGTCACTGCGCTGGCGGGAAGTTATACCGCTTCACTGCGTGCAAGAACGGGGGCGGCGTTGGCCGCTCGTCAGATGGAAAACGGGCTGACCGATCTCGCGAATGCATCGGTAGCACGAGCAGAGGCTTATACGGCGCTCTCCCAAAAAGAAATGACGCGCTTTCTTTCCTACGGCACGGTAACGGAACGCGGCGCCAAAATGGCGGCAGAGGTTAAAAGCAACTACGAGCAATACATGAGCCTTGGCGTTCAGCCAATGGTTGCAGCGTTGAAGCGTGGCGATGTCGCTGCTTATTATGTGCTATTGCAGGACGTGCTGCCGCCGCTCAGCGTTAAGATGGATAAGGTCGCGAACGAATTCCGCGACTTCGGTCTGGAAGTGGGGGAAAACATGCTCACAGATGCAGAAAGCTTCGCGTTCGAGCGCCTGACGATCATTGGTATCGCCTGTATATCTGTGCTGCTGCTGGTGTTGGCTGCCTGGATTGCGCTGAAGCGCTCCATTCTGTCTCCGCTTGAAGAGACCGTCGGTCAACTGGAGTTTATTGCCCGTGGTGATTTGACTCAACGCATCGCCGATGGCGGCAATAACGAAATTGGTCGCCTGATTCAGGCGATGAAGGCAATGCAGCATTCGTTGGCAACCGCCGTGGGGCGCGTCCGCGACGCCGGTATGCAGATTGACGTCGGTACCCGCGAGCTGTCTTCCGGCAACACCCATTTAGCCGCTCGTACGGAAGAGTCAGCTTCCTCGCTGGAAGAAACCGCAGCCAGTATGGAGCAGTTGACCGCTACCGTGACGCTGAACGCGGAAAGTGCGGAACAAGCGCATACGCTGGCGCAAAATGTGTCCGACATTGCCAATAAAGGCAGTGAAACTGTGGGGAGTATGATCGAGAAAATGGAGATGATCTCCAGCAGCTCTGCACGTATCGGCGATATTCTGGCGGTGATTGACGGCATCGCGTTCCAGACCAACATTCTGGCGTTGAATGCGGCGGTTGAAGCCGCGCGTGCGGGGGAGCAGGGGCGTGGGTTTGCCGTGGTGGCGGGGGAAGTCCGCAATCTGGCACAGCGCAGTGCGCAATCCGCTAAAGAGATCAAAATGCTGATGGAAGAATCTCAGAGCCGCGTGAGTGAAGGCACCGTTATGGCAAAAATGGCGGGTGAAACGATGAATGACGTTTCTGACGCCGTGGCGCGCGTGACATCGCTGATGCGTGAAATCTCAACGGCAACGCGTGAGCAGAGTAATGGCATTGGGCAGGTGAATCTGGCGGTATCGCAGATGGATGAGGTCGCACAGCAAAATGCGTCTTTGGTAGAAGAGTCCGCCGCTGCCACACGCTCACTGGAAGATCAGGCGCGCCTGCTGGCAGAAAGCATGTCTCAGTTTAAAGTGCAGTCGCAGGAGTTTGCCGCTATCGGCCGATTCTAA
- a CDS encoding gamma-glutamylcyclotransferase family protein: protein MRIIVYGSLRRKQGNSHWMTNAQWLGDCQLAGFELYDLGHYPAVVPGDGEIHCEVYRISSSILTELDALKRDGHEYQRELIRTPLGSAWIYLYKHPVVGLTRIASGDWLKRSEEDEEA from the coding sequence ATGCGAATTATTGTTTACGGCAGTTTACGACGCAAACAGGGAAACAGTCATTGGATGACAAATGCGCAATGGTTAGGGGATTGTCAGCTCGCGGGTTTCGAGCTGTACGATCTCGGCCATTATCCGGCAGTCGTACCCGGTGATGGAGAAATCCATTGCGAGGTCTATCGCATTAGTTCGTCGATTTTGACCGAGCTGGATGCCTTAAAGCGGGACGGCCACGAATACCAACGTGAGCTGATTCGTACTCCTCTGGGCAGTGCCTGGATCTATCTGTACAAACACCCTGTTGTAGGGCTGACGCGTATTGCCAGCGGTGATTGGCTAAAGCGCAGCGAAGAAGATGAAGAGGCTTGA
- the plsY gene encoding glycerol-3-phosphate 1-O-acyltransferase PlsY encodes MSVTALGMMLIAYLCGSISSAILFCRIAGLPDPRQHGSGNPGATNVLRIGGKAAAATVLVFDVLKGMLPVWAAYELGVPPLYLGLTAIAACLGHIYPVFFHFRGGKGVATAFGAIAPIGWDLTGLMTGTWLLTVLLSGYSSLGAIVSALIAPFYVWWFKPQFTFPVAMLSCLILMRHHDNIQRLWRGQESKIWNKLRKKKQPEDEQSAPEE; translated from the coding sequence ATGAGTGTTACCGCGCTTGGTATGATGTTAATCGCGTATCTGTGTGGCTCTATTTCCAGTGCGATTTTGTTTTGCAGAATTGCTGGGCTACCCGACCCGCGTCAGCATGGTTCCGGGAACCCCGGAGCTACTAACGTATTGCGTATTGGCGGCAAAGCGGCCGCTGCAACCGTATTGGTGTTTGATGTTCTGAAAGGCATGCTGCCCGTCTGGGCCGCTTACGAGCTGGGCGTGCCCCCGCTGTATCTCGGGTTAACCGCTATCGCCGCCTGCCTCGGCCATATCTATCCGGTCTTTTTCCACTTTCGCGGTGGCAAAGGGGTCGCAACGGCATTTGGTGCCATTGCGCCGATCGGCTGGGATCTGACGGGCCTGATGACTGGCACCTGGCTACTGACCGTGCTGCTGAGCGGTTATTCCTCGCTTGGCGCGATAGTCAGTGCGCTCATCGCGCCGTTTTATGTCTGGTGGTTCAAGCCACAGTTTACCTTCCCCGTCGCGATGCTCTCTTGTCTGATCCTGATGCGTCATCATGACAATATCCAACGCCTCTGGCGCGGACAGGAAAGTAAAATCTGGAATAAGCTACGCAAGAAGAAACAGCCGGAAGACGAGCAAAGCGCGCCCGAAGAGTAA